Proteins from one Candidatus Bathyarchaeota archaeon genomic window:
- a CDS encoding 50S ribosomal protein L10, with product LQQKAKEIKEIEDIIHQYKVIALANLQKVRAPQLQELRKKLQRDTYLRVIKNTLMKRAIAQSKDKPNLNELEGQLTGSTIYLFTNLNPFKLVLLLEKSKVKTTAKAGDVAAFDVIVPAGNTGQPPGPIISQLGAVGLKTRIESGSVWINRDTLVVKEGETISKRLATVLSKLGIKPVEAGLILNAVYDDGAIITEEQLRLDIDEFRKTLEEAHRYAFYLSINSAYTTSDNIEFLLQKAHQDAYRLSINEDIPTKETMADILRKAYNQMLSLKARLDMVKEKAQKG from the coding sequence ACTACAACAAAAAGCCAAAGAAATTAAAGAGATAGAGGACATTATACATCAATACAAAGTTATTGCGTTGGCTAATCTGCAGAAAGTGCGTGCTCCCCAACTGCAAGAACTTCGGAAAAAACTGCAACGTGATACCTATCTTCGAGTCATCAAGAACACTCTTATGAAACGTGCAATTGCTCAGTCTAAAGATAAGCCAAACTTAAATGAGCTAGAAGGTCAATTAACTGGCTCGACAATTTACTTGTTCACAAATCTTAATCCCTTCAAACTTGTCTTGCTTTTGGAAAAGAGCAAAGTGAAAACTACAGCAAAAGCTGGCGACGTAGCTGCTTTTGATGTTATCGTTCCAGCTGGAAACACTGGACAGCCGCCGGGACCCATAATTAGTCAGTTAGGCGCGGTGGGCTTGAAGACTCGCATAGAGTCAGGAAGTGTCTGGATAAATAGGGACACGTTAGTGGTGAAAGAGGGCGAAACTATCTCAAAACGTTTGGCTACCGTGTTGTCAAAGCTAGGTATAAAACCTGTTGAAGCTGGGCTTATTTTGAATGCAGTCTACGACGATGGCGCAATAATAACTGAGGAGCAATTGCGTTTAGACATTGACGAATTCAGAAAGACTCTTGAAGAAGCCCACAGATATGCTTTCTATCTGTCGATAAATAGCGCTTACACCACTTCAGACAACATTGAGTTCCTACTTCAGAAAGCTCATCAAGATGCTTACAGACTAAGTATAAACGAGGACATACCTACAAAGGAAACGATGGCTGACATACTTAGGAAAGCTTACAATCAGATGTTAAGCTTAAAAGCTCGTCTGGACATGGTTAAGGAAAAAGCCCAGAAAGGTTGA
- the rpl12p gene encoding 50S ribosomal protein P1, translating to MEYVYAALLLHNAGKPVDEENVTKLLKAAGINTDPARVKALVASLEEVDIEEATKTAPTMMAAAPAAPPAIEEKPEAKKEEKEAEEEEKKKKEEAALEGLGALFG from the coding sequence ATGGAATACGTTTATGCCGCGCTGCTCTTGCACAACGCTGGAAAACCAGTAGACGAAGAAAATGTGACAAAACTGTTGAAGGCAGCGGGAATCAATACAGATCCTGCCCGAGTGAAAGCATTGGTTGCCTCGTTGGAAGAAGTAGACATAGAAGAAGCCACAAAAACCGCGCCAACAATGATGGCTGCCGCACCCGCCGCGCCACCTGCAATAGAGGAGAAACCTGAAGCTAAGAAAGAAGAGAAAGAGGCAGAAGAGGAAGAGAAGAAGAAGAAAGAAGAGGCAGCGCTTGAAGGACTTGGAGCATTATTCGGATAA